One window of Papaver somniferum cultivar HN1 chromosome 9, ASM357369v1, whole genome shotgun sequence genomic DNA carries:
- the LOC113312459 gene encoding protein trichome birefringence-like 34, which yields MKGYSETTMKHNETAMKSYNETVKVYNKTTTKGYNGTAMNNETCDLFSGKWVYDNSTNPLYSWKQCSFLIDEFACEKFGRKDLSYQNWRWQPNQCDLPRFNARALLERLRGKRMVFVGDSLNRNQWVSMVCLVESVIPSAFKSVNITGSFRIFNAIEYNATIEFYWAPLMVESNSDNPVYHRVPHRIVRAGAIEKHAIHWTDADILVFDSYLWWKVPKLEVLWESFEKSTEGIYKDLGMVGNFEVALKAWSDWLENRINRTRTQLFFNSMSPTHDRAAEWGMRKEGNCYSETEPILQEHYWGKRTNPDIMKAVESAVNKLKVKGVDVKIMNITQLSEYRKEAHPSMYKRIWDTLTPEQISNPASYSDCMHWCLPGVPDTWNELLYAYLLP from the exons ATGAAGGGTTACAGCGAGACAACAATGAAGCATAACGAGACGGCCATGAAAAGTTACAACGAGACAGTGAAGGTTTACAACAAGACGACAACGAAGGGTTACAACGGGACGGCTATGAACAACGAAAC TTGTGATCTTTTTTCAGGTAAATGGGTTTACGATAATTCGACAAATCCTTTGTATTCTTGGAAGCAGTGCTCATTCTTGATTGATGAGTTTGCTTGTGAGAAGTTTGGAAGAAAGGATTTAAGCTATCAGAATTGGAGATGGCAACCCAACCAGTGTGACTTACCAAG GTTCAATGCCAGAGCATTACTGGAGAGATTGAGAGGGAAAAGAATGGTCTTTGTTGGAGATTCACTAAACAGAAATCAATGGGTTTCCATGGTTTGTCTGGTGGAATCTGTAATCCCATCAGCATTCAAGTCTGTGAACATCACCGGTTCTTTCAGAATCTTTAATGCCATT GAATATAATGCAACCATTGAATTTTACTGGGCGCCCTTAATGGTTGAATCAAATTCGGATAATCCGGTGTACCACCGAGTACCACATCGAATAGTCAGAGCTGGGGCTATTGAAAAACATGCGATTCACTGGACTGATGCTGATATACTTGTCTTTGATTCCTACCTTTGGTGGAAAGTACCAAAACTAGAAGTCTT ATGGGAATCCTTTGAAAAATCTACTGAAGGAATCTACAAAGATTTAGGAATGGTGGGCAATTTTGAAGTGGCTCTAAAAGCATGGTCCGACTGGCTTGAAAATCGTATCAACCGTACAAGGACACAATTGTTTTTCAACAGCATGTCACCAACACATGATAG GGCAGCTGAATGGGGAATGAGAAAAGAAGGAAACTGTTACAGCGAAACAGAACCGATATTACAAGAACATTACTGGGGTAAACGAACAAATCCAGACATTATGAAGGCCGTGGAGAGTGCAGTCAATAAATTGAAAGTTAAAGGTGTTGATGTGAAAATAATGAATATTACACAACTATCAGAATACAGAAAAGAAGCCCATCCTTCTATGTATAAAAGAATATGGGATACATTAACTCCAGAACAAATATCAAACCCTGCTAGTTATTCTGATTGTATGCATTGGTGCCTTCCTGGGGTCCCTGATACTTGGAATGAGCTCCTTTATGCTTACTTACTGCCCTAG